In Chryseobacterium lactis, a single genomic region encodes these proteins:
- a CDS encoding DHA2 family efflux MFS transporter permease subunit, translated as MQDSLVEYGARRVIITITAILCALLEIVDSTIVNVALNEMKGNLGATLSEVGWVITAYAIGNVIIVPMTSWLSQQFGRRNYFAASIIIFTIFSFLCGNATNIWELVFFRLMQGIGGGALLVTSQTIITESYPIEKRSMAQAIYGLGVIIGPTLGPPLGGYIVDNFSWPYIFYINIPIGIAATLMTLQFVKSPKYAEKRKVSDVDWIGIALLAITVGSLQFILERGHEEDWFASGMIVAFTIAAILGFILFLWRELTFKYPIVELRVLKNSNLRIGTMMSFVLGFGLYGSTFIVPLYTQSILGWTALQSGALMIPAALTTAFMMPIIGRLLAKGAKQQILVSLGLFIFFVYSFWGYKILTPDTSKDAFFWMLIVRGAGLGLLFIPITSLSLSTLKGQEIGQGAAFTGMMRQLGGSFGIAAITTFIANAGQKYRLNLISHLDENSFEVQQRLAALKASFIAKGMTPDAAMNAAYKMLDMSVTKQATVLSYMDVFLYLGIIFLICIPFILFIKERKSKEKIDLSEAMH; from the coding sequence ATGCAAGATTCATTAGTAGAATATGGAGCCCGAAGAGTAATTATTACGATTACTGCGATCCTTTGTGCCCTTCTTGAGATTGTGGATTCCACGATTGTGAACGTTGCCCTGAACGAGATGAAGGGTAACCTTGGAGCCACACTTTCTGAAGTGGGTTGGGTGATTACGGCATATGCCATCGGGAACGTAATTATCGTACCGATGACAAGCTGGCTTTCACAGCAGTTTGGGCGTAGAAATTATTTCGCGGCATCCATCATTATATTCACAATATTTTCATTTTTATGTGGAAATGCAACGAATATCTGGGAATTAGTATTCTTCAGATTGATGCAGGGAATCGGTGGAGGAGCCTTATTGGTAACTTCACAGACCATCATTACGGAGTCTTATCCGATTGAAAAAAGAAGTATGGCTCAGGCGATCTATGGTTTGGGGGTAATTATTGGTCCAACCTTAGGCCCGCCATTAGGAGGGTATATCGTTGACAATTTCAGCTGGCCATATATTTTCTATATTAATATTCCAATCGGGATTGCAGCAACTTTAATGACCTTACAGTTTGTGAAAAGTCCGAAATATGCCGAGAAACGTAAGGTTTCCGATGTAGACTGGATAGGAATTGCTTTATTGGCCATAACAGTTGGCTCATTACAGTTTATCCTGGAAAGAGGGCATGAAGAAGACTGGTTTGCCAGCGGAATGATTGTAGCATTTACTATAGCAGCTATTTTAGGATTTATATTATTCCTCTGGCGTGAGCTTACCTTTAAGTATCCGATTGTTGAACTCAGGGTGCTTAAAAACAGTAATCTAAGAATCGGAACAATGATGTCATTTGTGTTAGGATTTGGGCTGTATGGTTCGACATTCATTGTTCCTCTTTATACACAAAGTATTTTAGGATGGACGGCACTTCAGTCAGGTGCGTTGATGATTCCTGCAGCATTGACGACGGCTTTCATGATGCCTATCATTGGTAGATTGCTGGCAAAAGGTGCAAAACAACAGATCCTGGTATCCTTAGGATTGTTTATCTTCTTTGTCTACAGTTTCTGGGGATATAAAATCCTGACTCCTGATACCAGTAAAGATGCCTTTTTCTGGATGCTGATTGTAAGAGGAGCCGGACTGGGATTATTATTCATTCCTATTACGTCCTTATCATTGAGTACTTTAAAAGGTCAGGAAATCGGGCAGGGTGCTGCCTTTACCGGAATGATGAGACAGTTGGGAGGATCATTTGGTATTGCCGCCATTACAACATTTATTGCCAATGCAGGACAAAAGTACAGGCTGAATCTGATTTCTCACCTGGATGAAAACAGCTTTGAAGTTCAGCAGAGACTCGCCGCATTAAAAGCAAGCTTTATTGCAAAGGGAATGACACCTGATGCAGCAATGAATGCCGCTTATAAAATGCTGGATATGTCAGTAACTAAACAGGCAACTGTTTTATCTTATATGGATGTGTTTCTTTACCTTGGAATAATATTCTTAATATGTATTCCGTTTATCTTATTTATTAAAGAAAGAAAAAGTAAAGAAAAAATAGATTTGAGTGAAGCCATGCACTAA
- a CDS encoding HlyD family secretion protein, which yields MENNNTQAVEPKKKKSLVFPIILAAVVIGGGIYGYRAYTYGQYHEETDDAQITSNMSPVISKISGYVAEVKVKDNQFVKKGDTLVILDNRDQKMTLEQAQAALSTAKSNISNAQATTTATSKNISSSEAAVVTANAQIEAAKVNVWKTSQDLKRYANLVKDHSITEQQYEQALAAKQSADKQLQVLVDQRNQIAQQTTIASSQTAASSQQISVAGSVAKQREVDVENAKLNLSYTVILAPEDGYVGKVSTQAGQYLQAGSQLFALVKNDQKWVVANFKETQVDKMVEGQKVKIEIDAFPDKDFEGVVSSFSPATGATFSILPPDNASGNFVKVVQRLPVKIDFVNLDKNIAKRLRTGMNVKAEVSLK from the coding sequence ATGGAAAATAATAATACACAGGCAGTTGAACCTAAAAAGAAAAAAAGTTTAGTTTTTCCAATTATTTTAGCAGCTGTTGTAATCGGAGGAGGAATCTATGGTTACAGAGCTTACACATACGGACAGTACCATGAGGAAACGGATGATGCTCAGATTACTTCCAATATGTCACCGGTAATTTCTAAAATCTCCGGATATGTAGCTGAAGTAAAAGTAAAAGACAACCAATTCGTGAAGAAAGGGGATACTTTGGTTATTTTAGATAACAGAGATCAGAAAATGACGCTTGAGCAAGCTCAGGCAGCTTTATCTACCGCTAAAAGTAATATTTCAAATGCACAGGCAACGACCACTGCCACTTCAAAAAATATCAGTTCTTCTGAAGCAGCAGTAGTAACTGCAAATGCTCAAATAGAAGCGGCAAAAGTAAATGTTTGGAAAACCTCTCAGGATTTGAAGAGATATGCCAATCTTGTAAAAGATCACTCTATTACAGAACAGCAATATGAGCAGGCGTTAGCAGCGAAACAGTCTGCAGATAAGCAATTACAGGTTTTGGTTGATCAGAGAAATCAGATCGCTCAGCAAACTACCATCGCATCTTCTCAAACGGCAGCGAGTTCACAACAAATCAGCGTTGCAGGATCTGTTGCCAAGCAGAGAGAAGTAGATGTAGAAAATGCGAAGTTAAACTTATCCTATACTGTAATCCTGGCTCCTGAAGACGGATATGTAGGAAAAGTATCTACGCAGGCAGGTCAATATCTGCAAGCCGGATCACAATTGTTTGCTTTGGTTAAAAATGATCAGAAATGGGTAGTGGCAAACTTCAAAGAAACGCAGGTTGATAAAATGGTAGAAGGGCAGAAAGTAAAAATTGAAATTGATGCTTTCCCTGACAAAGATTTTGAAGGAGTAGTAAGCTCATTCTCTCCTGCTACCGGTGCTACCTTCTCTATCCTTCCTCCGGACAATGCAAGTGGTAACTTCGTAAAAGTTGTACAAAGACTTCCGGTAAAAATCGATTTTGTAAATCTTGATAAAAATATTGCAAAAAGATTGAGAACAGGAATGAACGTGAAGGCAGAAGTTTCCCTGAAATAA
- a CDS encoding TolC family protein — translation MKRINNSVIALSLFVGIANANAQEKKTLSLDEAVQLGIQNSKNLKIDAAKIEEATADLLEAKNRQLPELKVSGSYMYLPIKPNVDIKLPGMSGGAGGPEVHQVLYGSANLSVPIYSGGRIKYGIQSAKYLVEASKLSTENDKIAIAYNVAQAYNNLFKANQSIKVFEENLSASQKRDETFLKMENNGLIARNDRLKANLQTSNIELQLLEAKNNYNIANINMDLLLGLPETTELEVDQNYIEEGSEVKPVDFYVNEARENRKDLQALAQQRKAAELGSKAAKAENLPSIAFTGGYVAADIPKFLTVYNALNVGVGISYNLSNIWKENSSLRQSQAREKQLAANDELLNDNIKLDVNREYQNTDYSKKRISVYEKSAEQANENYRITKNKYDNGLATMTELLDADAAQISANVGVINAKADAVLAYRKLLQTTGTLTIK, via the coding sequence ATGAAGAGAATAAATAACTCAGTGATTGCATTATCACTATTCGTAGGAATAGCAAATGCAAATGCTCAGGAGAAAAAGACCCTTTCTCTTGACGAAGCTGTGCAGCTGGGAATCCAGAACAGCAAGAATCTCAAGATCGATGCAGCCAAGATCGAGGAGGCTACCGCTGATCTTTTGGAAGCTAAAAACAGACAGCTTCCGGAATTGAAAGTTTCAGGAAGCTATATGTATCTTCCGATAAAACCCAATGTTGATATCAAATTACCTGGGATGTCAGGTGGAGCAGGAGGCCCTGAGGTTCATCAGGTTCTTTATGGTTCTGCCAACCTGAGTGTTCCTATTTACAGCGGGGGAAGAATCAAGTATGGTATTCAATCTGCAAAATATCTGGTAGAAGCTTCTAAGCTAAGTACAGAAAATGATAAAATTGCGATTGCTTACAATGTAGCTCAGGCTTATAATAATTTGTTCAAAGCCAATCAATCCATCAAAGTTTTTGAAGAAAACCTTTCTGCTTCCCAAAAGAGAGACGAAACTTTCCTTAAAATGGAAAATAACGGCTTAATCGCAAGAAACGACAGATTAAAAGCTAACCTGCAAACTTCAAATATTGAACTTCAGTTACTGGAAGCTAAAAACAATTACAATATTGCCAATATCAATATGGATTTGTTGCTAGGTCTTCCTGAAACCACAGAACTTGAAGTGGATCAGAATTATATTGAAGAAGGTTCAGAAGTGAAACCTGTAGACTTTTATGTTAATGAAGCCAGAGAAAACCGTAAGGACTTACAGGCTTTAGCTCAACAAAGAAAGGCTGCAGAATTGGGAAGTAAAGCTGCAAAAGCAGAAAACCTTCCTTCAATAGCGTTTACTGGAGGATATGTGGCGGCAGACATTCCCAAATTCCTTACCGTATACAATGCACTCAATGTGGGAGTTGGGATTTCTTACAACTTATCCAATATCTGGAAAGAAAATTCATCACTGAGACAATCACAGGCCAGAGAAAAGCAATTAGCGGCTAATGATGAATTACTGAATGATAACATTAAGCTGGATGTCAACAGAGAATATCAAAACACAGATTATTCGAAGAAAAGAATTTCTGTGTATGAGAAATCAGCTGAACAGGCTAATGAAAACTACAGAATCACAAAAAACAAATATGACAACGGTCTTGCAACCATGACAGAACTATTGGATGCAGACGCAGCTCAGATTTCAGCTAATGTAGGCGTGATCAATGCAAAAGCAGATGCCGTATTAGCATATAGAAAACTATTACAAACAACAGGAACTTTAACAATTAAATAA
- a CDS encoding TetR/AcrR family transcriptional regulator has product MISKEENILFAAEKLFAEKGFEGTSTREIAKAANVNISMISYYFGSKEKLYEKLVEYRMNEGQFFSKDLLGRTDINEWQKIEKVIDQFSGKIRTQKCFYRIMQREQLHTKNPQIVEFLKQTKMGFLSMYSQILESGLKNGVFTKNPPIYLIHSTVSGTLFYAFNAKEMYKEFLNDTEEEDVFDEKYYTELNKHIKYLLKDLLGYEENK; this is encoded by the coding sequence ATGATTTCAAAAGAAGAAAATATATTATTCGCAGCCGAAAAGCTTTTTGCTGAAAAGGGGTTTGAAGGAACTTCTACCAGAGAAATAGCAAAAGCGGCGAATGTAAATATCTCTATGATCTCGTATTATTTTGGTTCAAAAGAAAAATTGTATGAGAAATTAGTTGAGTACAGAATGAATGAAGGTCAGTTTTTTTCAAAAGATCTTTTGGGAAGAACGGATATCAACGAATGGCAGAAAATTGAAAAAGTAATTGATCAGTTTTCCGGCAAAATAAGAACTCAAAAATGCTTTTACAGGATTATGCAGAGGGAACAATTGCACACCAAAAACCCTCAGATTGTAGAATTTTTGAAGCAAACCAAAATGGGATTTCTCTCTATGTATTCCCAGATCTTGGAAAGCGGACTTAAAAATGGCGTTTTTACGAAAAACCCACCCATCTATCTGATTCATTCTACAGTAAGCGGAACTTTATTTTATGCATTTAATGCAAAAGAAATGTACAAAGAGTTCCTTAATGATACAGAAGAGGAAGACGTTTTTGACGAAAAATACTATACAGAACTTAATAAACATATAAAATATTTACTAAAAGACCTTTTAGGTTATGAAGAGAATAAATAA
- a CDS encoding DNA polymerase III subunit — MNWENIAGQDNLKKLLRESIAENRVSHAQLFVGKEGYGTLPMVLAYAKEILSKENEHAASRVEHLNHLDLHFSFPVFTDNKNSLSKNKFDEFREMILESPYASYDDWTAFLESENKQLFISADEIDDQNQKFALKSYEGGTKILIVWRADKMNIAASNKFLKFLEEPPAKTVILLTAESTNDILPTILSRAQIVEVSRIDDEDIKTYLKKNFSVSDEKAREVIHEAQGNLNEAIKLLNSGDKSNEFEKLFVQWVRDAFMVKKKPEYLRSIIIWAREIAGWNREKQKNFLNYCSEIFRLALLQNYQSENLVYKKIDANGFNWAGFSKFISGANIESILEEISTADLHLTRNGNPKIVWTDLGIKLSRYIHKSS; from the coding sequence ATGAATTGGGAGAACATCGCCGGACAGGACAATCTGAAAAAACTTCTTCGGGAAAGCATTGCTGAAAACAGGGTAAGCCATGCCCAGCTTTTTGTAGGAAAAGAAGGATATGGAACATTGCCTATGGTATTAGCCTATGCAAAGGAGATTTTAAGCAAGGAAAATGAACATGCTGCTTCCAGGGTAGAGCATCTGAATCATTTGGATCTGCACTTCAGCTTTCCTGTTTTTACAGATAATAAAAATTCATTAAGCAAAAACAAGTTTGATGAATTCAGAGAAATGATCCTGGAATCTCCTTATGCCAGTTATGATGACTGGACCGCATTTCTGGAATCTGAAAATAAGCAACTTTTTATTTCTGCGGATGAAATCGATGACCAGAATCAAAAATTCGCCTTAAAAAGTTATGAAGGCGGAACCAAAATCCTCATTGTCTGGAGAGCAGATAAGATGAACATTGCAGCTTCAAATAAATTTTTGAAATTTTTGGAAGAACCACCGGCAAAAACGGTTATTCTTCTCACCGCAGAAAGTACCAACGATATACTTCCTACTATTCTTTCCAGAGCACAAATCGTAGAAGTTTCCAGAATTGATGATGAGGATATCAAAACTTATCTTAAAAAGAATTTCTCCGTATCAGATGAAAAAGCAAGAGAAGTTATTCATGAAGCCCAGGGAAATCTTAACGAAGCCATTAAACTGCTGAATTCAGGAGATAAAAGTAACGAATTTGAAAAACTTTTTGTACAATGGGTTCGCGATGCATTTATGGTTAAAAAGAAACCTGAATACCTTAGAAGTATTATTATCTGGGCAAGAGAAATTGCAGGATGGAACAGGGAAAAGCAGAAAAATTTTCTCAACTATTGCTCAGAGATTTTCAGATTGGCGCTTCTTCAGAATTATCAGTCTGAAAATTTAGTGTATAAAAAGATCGATGCCAATGGATTTAATTGGGCAGGATTTTCAAAATTTATCAGTGGTGCCAATATTGAAAGCATCTTAGAAGAAATCAGTACTGCCGATCTGCATCTGACCCGAAACGGAAATCCTAAAATAGTATGGACAGATCTTGGAATTAAGCTCTCAAGATATATTCATAAAAGCTCATAA
- the mdlD gene encoding NAD(P)-dependent benzaldehyde dehydrogenase MdlD, with translation MNKESEQKIRYIFQKQKAFFKTNQTKDIEFRKAQLRHFRTVFVNYTDALCEALDIDLGKSRKEAEYVEIQIVLSELDYLLENIDAWAVPTPVESKPHPSGAKVVSKIMYEPYGVNYIIGPFNYPVQLTFSPLIGALIAGNTAIIKPSENTPHVAQVLENIVKESFDESYVAVVQGAIEENTLLLSLPFDYIFFTGSPNVGKIVMKAAAEQLIPLTLELGGKSPTIVHSDADLDKAVARISYGKWINCGQTCVAPDYIYVHESVKEDFIKKFKAYLKESYPDGSLGKIGKIVNKQQIKNLAGYLEAAPEKIVYGGRYDPETRHFEATLMDQVNWDDKVMQQEIFGPILPVMAYSDINEALEEINNRPKPLALYVFTENQEFAQDVLNRTTSGDAEINSAIIHVGSHYLPFGGVGTSGMGKYHGKFSFENFSHSRSVLQVI, from the coding sequence ATGAATAAAGAATCCGAACAAAAAATAAGATATATTTTCCAGAAACAAAAGGCTTTCTTCAAAACCAATCAAACAAAAGATATTGAATTCCGTAAGGCGCAACTGAGACATTTCCGTACAGTATTTGTCAATTATACAGATGCTCTTTGTGAGGCATTGGATATTGATTTGGGGAAAAGCAGAAAAGAAGCTGAATATGTGGAAATCCAGATTGTGCTCAGTGAGCTGGATTATTTATTAGAAAATATCGATGCCTGGGCTGTTCCGACACCGGTAGAATCAAAACCTCATCCTTCCGGAGCAAAAGTAGTAAGTAAGATAATGTATGAACCGTATGGCGTCAATTATATCATCGGACCTTTTAATTATCCTGTACAACTGACCTTCAGTCCTCTTATCGGTGCTTTAATTGCCGGAAATACTGCAATTATTAAACCTTCAGAAAATACACCTCATGTTGCACAGGTTCTTGAAAATATTGTAAAAGAGTCTTTCGATGAATCTTATGTAGCTGTTGTTCAAGGGGCCATTGAGGAAAACACATTGCTTTTGAGCCTTCCTTTTGATTATATATTCTTTACGGGAAGTCCGAATGTCGGAAAAATAGTAATGAAAGCCGCAGCAGAACAATTGATTCCTTTAACGCTTGAGCTCGGCGGAAAATCACCTACCATTGTTCATTCGGATGCAGACTTAGATAAGGCGGTGGCAAGAATATCCTACGGAAAATGGATCAACTGCGGGCAAACCTGCGTAGCTCCTGATTATATTTATGTCCATGAATCGGTAAAGGAGGATTTTATTAAAAAATTTAAAGCCTATTTAAAGGAAAGTTACCCGGACGGGTCCTTAGGAAAAATAGGTAAAATTGTTAACAAACAACAGATTAAAAATCTTGCCGGCTACCTGGAAGCTGCCCCGGAAAAAATAGTTTATGGCGGGCGCTATGATCCTGAAACGAGACATTTTGAAGCGACATTAATGGATCAGGTAAATTGGGATGACAAGGTGATGCAACAGGAAATTTTCGGACCTATCCTTCCGGTTATGGCATACAGTGACATCAATGAAGCTTTGGAGGAGATCAATAACCGTCCGAAACCTCTTGCTTTGTATGTTTTCACAGAAAACCAGGAATTTGCACAGGATGTTCTTAACCGGACAACCAGTGGTGATGCGGAAATCAACAGTGCCATCATCCATGTAGGTTCTCATTATTTACCTTTTGGAGGTGTTGGAACTTCGGGAATGGGAAAATATCATGGGAAATTCAGTTTTGAGAATTTCAGCCATAGCAGATCTGTACTGCAGGTAATTTAA
- the lptC gene encoding LPS export ABC transporter periplasmic protein LptC has product MKFSKKISYKNIACLFSCAIFFILTSCEEDLTKRNGSQSKNFPSQIINNAYIVQRDSGFVTLKAKAPIIEKYELIDSAYTIARKGINIEFFDKKKPKVPGTIKAKYAKFYDYKKFYEAKGDVRITTNEGQKFAMQSVYWDQRKNRIYTKDTVYVTMEDGSTLVGANGMTAKDDFSEYTFYNNSGDFSSKRISENKK; this is encoded by the coding sequence ATGAAATTTTCAAAAAAAATATCATATAAAAATATAGCATGCCTTTTTAGTTGTGCTATATTTTTTATATTGACATCCTGTGAAGAAGATCTTACGAAAAGAAATGGAAGCCAAAGTAAAAACTTTCCTTCACAGATTATTAATAATGCCTATATCGTGCAGCGTGATTCCGGCTTTGTAACCCTGAAAGCCAAAGCTCCTATTATAGAAAAATATGAACTTATAGACAGTGCATATACGATAGCAAGAAAAGGAATCAACATTGAGTTTTTTGACAAGAAAAAACCTAAGGTACCCGGAACCATTAAAGCTAAATATGCTAAATTTTACGATTACAAAAAGTTTTATGAGGCAAAAGGCGATGTAAGGATTACTACCAACGAAGGGCAGAAGTTTGCCATGCAAAGCGTCTATTGGGATCAAAGAAAAAACAGGATCTATACAAAAGATACGGTTTATGTAACGATGGAAGACGGTTCTACTCTGGTAGGAGCCAATGGGATGACTGCCAAAGACGACTTTTCCGAATATACTTTTTACAACAATTCAGGAGACTTCAGTTCGAAAAGAATTTCTGAAAACAAAAAATAA
- a CDS encoding anhydro-N-acetylmuramic acid kinase, with the protein MKTLAIGLMSGTSLDGLDICLAEFEKQDKWTFQILKAETLPYSVDWENKLKNSIYLSADELLELHSEYGFYLGQQVQQFIEKHQLKNIDLIASHGHTVFHQPKRKFTLQIGDGRAIKLETGLPVIYDFRSQDVLMEGNGAPLVPIGDQLLFSEYHACLNLGGFSNISLQSGNQRIAFDISPVNIVLNRLSQQLNKTFDENGEMARKGQLNEIVLKQLNALDFYHHPHPKSLGIEWCNQLVFPILENTDPLDSLATFTEHIAQQISKVINENEIKDILFTGGGAYNSFLVESIRAKTTSEIIIPKKETIEYKEALIFAFMGVLKMNNEINVLSSATGSTSDHCSGVIA; encoded by the coding sequence ATGAAAACTCTGGCTATAGGATTGATGTCCGGTACAAGCTTAGACGGTTTGGATATTTGCCTTGCTGAGTTTGAAAAGCAGGATAAATGGACATTTCAGATCCTGAAAGCAGAAACCCTGCCCTATTCTGTTGATTGGGAAAATAAGCTTAAAAATTCTATTTATCTGTCAGCAGATGAACTGCTGGAACTTCATTCTGAATATGGTTTTTATCTTGGACAGCAAGTTCAACAATTTATCGAAAAGCATCAGCTTAAGAATATTGATCTGATTGCCTCTCATGGCCATACTGTTTTCCATCAACCGAAAAGAAAATTTACGCTACAAATAGGTGATGGAAGGGCTATTAAATTAGAAACCGGTTTACCTGTTATTTATGATTTCAGGAGCCAGGATGTGCTGATGGAGGGAAATGGCGCTCCTCTTGTACCTATAGGTGATCAGCTTCTTTTTTCTGAATATCATGCCTGCCTTAATCTGGGCGGATTTTCTAATATTTCTTTACAATCCGGCAATCAAAGAATTGCTTTTGACATTTCTCCTGTTAATATTGTATTGAATAGATTGTCTCAGCAGCTGAATAAAACCTTTGACGAAAACGGTGAGATGGCTAGAAAAGGTCAACTCAATGAAATAGTATTAAAACAACTCAATGCTCTGGATTTCTATCACCATCCTCACCCTAAATCGTTGGGTATTGAATGGTGTAATCAACTTGTATTTCCAATCCTTGAAAATACAGATCCTTTAGATTCACTAGCCACTTTTACGGAGCATATTGCTCAACAGATTTCGAAAGTTATCAATGAGAATGAGATCAAAGATATACTTTTTACCGGTGGTGGTGCTTACAACTCTTTTTTAGTTGAATCCATAAGAGCAAAGACAACATCTGAAATTATCATCCCCAAAAAAGAGACCATCGAATACAAAGAAGCATTGATCTTCGCTTTTATGGGTGTTTTAAAGATGAATAATGAAATAAATGTTCTTTCATCCGCTACAGGAAGTACTTCTGATCATTGCTCCGGAGTGATCGCTTAA
- a CDS encoding T9SS type A sorting domain-containing protein, giving the protein MKKLYTGALFLCATSVLYSQDVIWQKDIKSSTQDFLSQVTTTIDQQYLITGSSIQSKSQSSNASSQRLNNGYDFHLVKLNQQGEQVWEKYFSGSNHDYLSATVTTQDGGFLLAGTSYSGKGLDKKEDSKGGSDIWLIRINEFGDELWQKTLGSSSDEEARAVIQTTDLGFFIAGSFVSAQDSKLKGYGSKDVLVTRLDKDGKELSQLILGGRGLDEVEKMIPTKDGGALLGIYSRSTAISNQQSVMSNKEQSGTKSTSIATSHMPKASGNFGEGDYWIVKLDKNGKVEWEKNFGGKGDDHIRTLALTSNGFIIGGESRSERSGNKSVGIEDGTDLWLISLNERGDEQWQKSYNFGKRDILMGMNVIHSSDDQSSKGILLGGYTQAEGSPSSTLKIEKDDETFWMLYLDGNGNEQWRKHVSGESRQKEERLSDLKLNKDGSIILAGTSAKELGKENWKIIKLGDKQVDQLIPKYDIKIYPNPVSDYAYVEISFDFKEADILLYDMSGRQLQSLKTKNKVTKINTQALVQGAYLVVIKTDSDKTANAKLIKK; this is encoded by the coding sequence ATGAAAAAGCTCTATACGGGTGCATTATTCTTATGTGCTACTTCAGTGCTATATTCTCAGGACGTAATTTGGCAAAAAGACATCAAATCCTCTACCCAGGATTTCTTAAGCCAGGTGACTACAACTATTGATCAACAATACCTTATTACAGGAAGTAGTATCCAGTCAAAAAGCCAATCGTCAAATGCCAGCAGCCAGCGGCTCAATAACGGTTATGATTTTCATCTGGTAAAGCTCAACCAACAAGGAGAACAGGTTTGGGAAAAGTATTTCTCAGGATCAAACCATGACTATTTATCAGCTACAGTGACCACTCAGGATGGTGGGTTCCTGCTTGCCGGAACTTCTTATTCAGGAAAGGGACTCGATAAAAAAGAGGATTCGAAAGGAGGATCTGATATCTGGCTGATCAGAATCAATGAGTTTGGTGATGAACTGTGGCAAAAAACGTTGGGAAGCTCTTCGGATGAAGAGGCCCGGGCAGTTATTCAAACCACGGATTTGGGATTTTTTATTGCCGGATCCTTCGTCTCCGCTCAGGATTCTAAATTGAAAGGGTATGGTTCAAAAGATGTTTTGGTTACCAGGCTTGACAAAGACGGGAAAGAACTTTCTCAGCTTATTTTAGGAGGAAGAGGTTTAGACGAAGTGGAAAAAATGATTCCTACTAAAGACGGAGGAGCTTTACTGGGAATTTATTCCCGAAGCACTGCTATTAGCAATCAGCAATCAGTAATGAGTAATAAAGAGCAGTCTGGTACAAAATCGACCTCAATAGCTACCAGCCATATGCCAAAAGCCAGCGGCAATTTTGGTGAAGGTGACTATTGGATCGTAAAACTGGATAAAAACGGTAAAGTTGAATGGGAAAAGAACTTTGGTGGCAAAGGTGATGATCACATCAGAACTTTAGCCTTAACATCAAACGGTTTCATTATCGGTGGAGAATCCAGATCGGAAAGATCGGGAAATAAATCAGTAGGTATTGAAGATGGAACCGATCTGTGGTTAATCTCTTTGAATGAAAGAGGTGATGAGCAATGGCAGAAATCTTACAATTTTGGAAAAAGAGATATTCTAATGGGAATGAACGTTATTCATTCGTCTGATGATCAATCTTCAAAAGGAATTTTGTTGGGTGGTTACACTCAGGCGGAAGGAAGCCCTTCGTCTACGCTTAAGATAGAAAAAGATGATGAAACGTTTTGGATGCTTTACCTGGATGGAAACGGCAATGAGCAGTGGAGAAAGCATGTGAGCGGAGAATCGAGACAAAAAGAAGAAAGACTTTCGGACCTGAAATTAAACAAAGATGGTTCGATTATATTAGCCGGAACGAGTGCCAAAGAATTAGGAAAAGAAAACTGGAAGATTATAAAACTGGGCGACAAACAAGTTGACCAGCTGATCCCGAAATATGACATCAAGATTTATCCAAATCCTGTTTCGGATTATGCGTATGTAGAAATCAGTTTTGATTTTAAAGAAGCGGATATTTTATTGTATGACATGAGTGGGAGACAGCTTCAGAGCTTGAAAACAAAGAATAAGGTGACTAAGATTAATACGCAGGCTTTGGTGCAGGGAGCTTATCTGGTGGTGATAAAAACGGATAGTGATAAAACGGCGAATGCTAAGCTGATTAAAAAATAA